A window from Prinia subflava isolate CZ2003 ecotype Zambia chromosome Z, Cam_Psub_1.2, whole genome shotgun sequence encodes these proteins:
- the CARNMT1 gene encoding carnosine N-methyltransferase, whose protein sequence is MSATCAVSRKAPLPRPHPQGEREPAAKVMRRGLRRGREEEREQLPWPGESASGMGAEAEAERAAPLSDERRRRQPLEPRALTTPSARAAEEEERLEREHFRRIINAFRYYGTSMHERVNRTERQFKSLPANQQSLLPQFLPHLDKIRKCIDHNQEILQTIVNDCVHMFENKEYGEDGSGKITPASTFDMDKLKSTLKQFVRDWSEEGKSERDSCYQPIISEIVKNFPKERWDFSKVNILVPGAGLGRLAWEIAMLGYACQGNEWSLFMLFSSNFVLNRCSQINSCKLYPWIHQFSNNRRSADQIRPIYFPDVDPHSLPSGSNFSMTAGDFQEIYSECNTWDCVATCFFIDTAHNVIDYIDTIWKILKPGGIWINVGPLLYHFENLGNELSIELSYEDIKNVILQYGFHIEVEKESVLSTYTVNELSMMKYYYECVLFVVRKPEQ, encoded by the exons ATGTCGGCCACGTGCGCCGTGTCCCGGAAAGCGCCGCTGCCAAGGCCTCATCCCCAGGGCGAGAGGGAGCCGGCCGCCAAGGTGATGCGCAGGGGACTGCGGCGAGGCCGCGAGGAGGAGCGGGAACAGCTGCCGTGGCCTGGAGAGAGCGCAAGCGGCATGGGCGCGGAGGCCGAGGCGGAACGGGCGGCACCGCTGAGCGACGAGCGGCGGAGGCGGCAGCCTCTAGAGCCGAGGGCGCTGACGACGCCGTCGGCCAGggcggcggaggaggaggaacgTCTGGAGCGGGAACATTTTCGGAGGATCATCAACGCTTTCCGATATTACGG AACGAGTATGCATGAACGAGTGAACAGAACAGAGAGGCAGTTTAAGTCTCTCCCAGCTAACCAACAGAGCCTTCTTCCTCAATTTCTTCCTCACCTTGACAAGATTCGGAAGTGCATTGATCATAATCAAGAAATACTACAAACGATTGTGAATGACTGTGTTCATATGTTTGAAAATAAGGAATATGGAGAAGAT GGAAGTGGGAAGATCACACCAGCTTCAACGTTTGACATGGATAAATTAAAGTCCACATTGAAACAATTTGTGAGAGACTGGAGTGAAGAGGGAAAGTCTGAGAGGGATTCCTGCTACCAGCCAATTATTAGTGAAATTGTAAAGAACTTTCCAAAAGAAAGATG GGATTTCTCCAAAGTTAATATCCTGGTACCTGGTGCTGGGCTAGGTAGATTGGCGTGGGAAATAGCTATGCTCGGTTATGCTTGCCAAGGAAATGAATGGAGCCTCTTTATGCTCTTTTCTTCTAACTTTGTACTCAACAG ATGCTCTCAAATTAATTCATGTAAGCTTTATCCCTGGATTCATCAATTTAGCAATAACAGAAGATCTGCTGATCAGATACGACCAATTTATTTCCCAGATGTTGATCCTCACAGTCTTCCTTCTGGTTCAAACTTCTCTATGACAGCAGGGGATTTTCAGGAAATTTATTCTGAGTGCA ATACGTGGGACTGTGTAGCAACTTGCTTTTTCATAGACACAGCACATAATGTTATTGACTATATTGATACTATATGGAAAATACTAAAGCCTGGAGGAATATGGATAAATGTAG GTCCTCTCCTTTACCATTTTGAAAACTTGGGAAATGAACTTTCCATAGAATTAAGCTATGAAGATATAAAAAATGTTATCCTGCAATATGGATTCCATATAGAG gTGGAGAAAGAATCTGTACTGTCAACTTACACTGTGAATGAACTCTCCATGATGAAATACTACTATGAATGCGTGTTGTTTGTGGTGAGAAAACCAGAACAATAG
- the CZH9orf40 gene encoding LOW QUALITY PROTEIN: uncharacterized protein C9orf40 homolog (The sequence of the model RefSeq protein was modified relative to this genomic sequence to represent the inferred CDS: deleted 1 base in 1 codon), with the protein MRVPCRGASRPLLRQAVRREAPPGAAALSVARMRAAARVRRACSGGAHEPRGAAGARLLMAKRRAEPLMCHVPVKRLLREPALPRACERRSRAEPGCSGPAALKRPLEEAEGPPGKRLGPGAPRAQPGDAGGERRQRGGTAVPQVAPAAEGRAGGRGQDRAPAAAEQEEEFCEYNSFLYWRTPLPAIDLSDIQNLDEETPSGTKTAARTDATDTEMET; encoded by the exons ATGAGAGTTCCCTGCCGGGGCGCTTCCCGTCCGCTGCTCCGTCAGGCAGTGCGGCGCGAGGCCCCGCCCGGGGCAGCTGCGCTGAGCGTGGCGCGCATGCGTGCTGCAGCGCGAGTCCGCCGCGCATGC TCCGGCGGGGCACACGAGCCTCGCGGAGCCGCTGGCGCGCGGCTCCTCATGGCCAAGCGGCGCGCGGAGCCGCTGATGTGTCACGTGCCCGTGAAGCGGCTGCTGCGCGagccggcgctgccccgcgcGTGCGAGCGGCGCTcccgggcagagccgggctgcTCCGGCCCGGCGGCGCTCAAGCGCCCGCTGGAGGAGGCGGAGGGGCCGCCGGGAAAGCGGCTCGGGCCCGGCGCCCCCCGTGCGCAGCCGGGGGATGCGGGCGGcgagcggcggcagcgcggTGGAACCGCGGTGCCCCAGGTCGCGCCCGCGGCGGAGGGACGCGCGGGCGGCCGGGGCCAAGATCgggcccccgccgccgccgag CAGGAAGAAGAATTCTGTGAATATAACTCATTCCTTTACTGGAGAACACCACTACCTGCCATTGATTTGTCTGATATTCAGAACCTAGATGAAGAGACTCCATCGGGCACTAAAACTGCTGCAAGGACTGATGCCACAGACACCGAAATGGAAACCTGA